The sequence GTGAAACTGCTCTGGAGGCCAAACAAAATGACCACagataaaatggcaaaaaaaaaaaaaacatggttggGGAAATCACATGATACTTTATTACCATGGTCCAAAAAAAAGCCTACAACTGAGAAACAGGTCATACAAATTCATTGGGAATCaaacaatttaataaatatacaGAACAAGCAGTTGTTCTCATTGTACTGAGTAAGTACTGACTCAGTTCCTGTcaggaaacacattttttttaaaaatatcgcCATGTGTTCTCGGCCTTTTTAAAGATGGCTTTACAGATACAGTCGGTTTAAAGAATCCACCAGACGACTGGCGCTCAGAAGCCATGTCCTGTATTTTCAGTTTGAACAAAAGactgttgtcatgtgaccaTGTTCCAATTTGCTGCCCCTTAAAAATATCCCTCTGAACGTTTTTGTATATAGGGCGGACTCACAGTAAAGGTTAGAGAAAGTAAATACACTGCAAATCATTGGGCTAGCAGCTTGCGTCCTCCGTGCAGATGGAGCGGGCGAGAAAAACGCGGTCTCTTCATTTGTAGCCCAGCCCTGAGCGGCTAATGTGGCAGAACAGAGTCATGGAGAAGCACATCCCCAGAACCTAACACGGCagaccagaaacacacacacagagacagagacaaagggCTTTGTATAATTAATGGCACATTAAACGCAACTATTGTTCCTACACTTTTCATTGACCTGTCACGATATACacgattattaatattattaatatcattgtttgaaataattatttgctaTTATAATGTGGAACAATAAaacatatgtatttttttaagagATATTCTTGAAAACAATGATTAAACAATCATTGTATACACGTTGTGGGAAGGTAGAGCACCGAAGGATCGAAAATACCTCAATACTACAGAGCACAATCACACCAATCCCGGTGCTCAAGAGGTTGGACTCAAACCATTCCTTCATTAAATTGTAGCAACCCTAAAAAGACACAAGTCATATAAATATTGTGTATGGGACAACTGCAGGACATTTTTTCCTGTTGATGCTGTCCTACCTTGTCGAAAAGCTTATCTGTGGAAAGTTTGTTGACATAGCATGAACTTGGGATGTTTCCCTCCCAGTCGGTTTTATTTTCGATGCCGCAGCACTCAAACTGTGTTGAAACAGAATAAAATCCATGAAGGAAGTGGCCACAGCACGATCAGCACGTTCAGGACAACACTCACTGTCTGCTGCAGAAGGTCCCAGTCGTCTTCTTTCACCACCGTGTTATTTCTCGAATCGATTGATTGCTTCAAACTCGTTCTGAGGTCGGCCGCAATTCTCTTGTCAATCTGTGATGAAAATGTTTCACAGTAGATGTATAAATGCATTTagtataaaatgcattttgtggttTTACTTTTGTAACTTTATTACTTTGCTAATGTATTTAGCAATTCATTTCAAAGTCAAATTCTAGTACTTTCTGCAAAATTTGTCCTTTAAAAACTCCTCGTACTTACATCACTCTCATAGACAAGCAGGATGCAGGCTCCTGCCAACTCTGCCAACATCACGATGAACAGCAgaatgaaaaactgaaacaaatccCGTTACACACAGTGCTTTACAGCTCATCCGC comes from Denticeps clupeoides chromosome 11, fDenClu1.1, whole genome shotgun sequence and encodes:
- the LOC114799534 gene encoding leukocyte surface antigen CD53 isoform X1, whose translation is MSCLKCLKYTMCGANFLFFMCGVAIFGFGISLMTKTKVAGLLPSLAFMSVANILFITGIIITCISFLGFLGALKENRCLLISFFILLFIVMLAELAGACILLVYESDIDKRIAADLRTSLKQSIDSRNNTVVKEDDWDLLQQTFECCGIENKTDWEGNIPSSCYVNKLSTDKLFDKGCYNLMKEWFESNLLSTGIGVIVLCSIEVFSILRCSTFPQRVYNDCLIIVFKNIS
- the LOC114799534 gene encoding leukocyte surface antigen CD53 isoform X2, encoding MSCLKCLKYTMCGANFLFFMCGVAIFGFGISLMTKTKVAGLLPSLAFMSVANILFITGIIITCISFLGFLGALKENRCLLISFFILLFIVMLAELAGACILLVYESDIDKRIAADLRTSLKQSIDSRNNTVVKEDDWDLLQQTFECCGIENKTDWEGNIPSSCYVNKLSTDKLFDKGCYNLMKEWFESNLLSTGIGVIVLCSIEVLGMCFSMTLFCHISRSGLGYK